CAGAATTACAACGAACGATTTGAAACATTCAAACTTGGGTTACTGTTAAAACAGGCTCGCGTGGAAGCGGGGATGACACAAGAGCAAATTGCTCATGACCTCCATACGACCAAATCCGTTATTTCCAGAATGGAGAA
This portion of the Desulfobulbaceae bacterium genome encodes:
- a CDS encoding helix-turn-helix transcriptional regulator is translated as MSDLQKYKNKRMKQDPEFWQNYNERFETFKLGLLLKQARVEAGMTQEQIAHDLHTTKSVISRMENHAIDIRLSTLEKFAKAVGRHIHVALV